One Cyanobium sp. Tous-M-B4 DNA segment encodes these proteins:
- a CDS encoding PhzF family phenazine biosynthesis protein: MPLVALPAVLVEAFADGPCCGNGAAVVHLDQPMGDVALQAIARSLNQSETAFLLQQQGRWTLRWFTPSCEVPLCGHATLAALLALGHWQQLAPGRRLELFTRSGPLAVALDASGSSGQLVLPSAGLLPAEPSPTLIRLLHERLGASPLAYWSSGLGYRVALLAPEVALAQLPGLAAELEGSDRAGLVLMQAIETASINDGPCVLGRPADYQLRFFAPGLGIDEDPVTGSAHALVAPFWLDRLGRCSVVGWQCSPRPGGLVCDGASSGMIRLSGSGHLLWNGTLQVHADGSGAESWASLVACA, encoded by the coding sequence GTGCCACTTGTCGCCCTGCCAGCTGTGCTGGTTGAGGCTTTTGCTGATGGGCCCTGTTGCGGCAACGGCGCGGCCGTGGTGCATCTAGACCAGCCCATGGGCGATGTTGCCCTGCAGGCCATTGCCCGCAGTCTCAACCAGTCTGAGACGGCTTTTTTGCTGCAGCAGCAAGGCCGCTGGACGCTGCGCTGGTTCACCCCCAGCTGCGAAGTCCCCCTCTGCGGCCATGCCACCCTCGCCGCCCTGCTGGCCTTGGGCCACTGGCAGCAGCTGGCGCCCGGCAGGAGATTGGAGCTGTTCACCCGCAGTGGCCCCCTGGCGGTAGCCCTTGATGCCAGCGGCAGCTCAGGGCAGCTGGTGCTGCCCAGCGCTGGTCTGCTGCCGGCCGAGCCATCGCCAACGCTTATCCGGTTACTGCATGAACGTCTAGGAGCCTCACCCCTGGCCTACTGGAGCTCAGGCCTCGGTTATCGGGTGGCCTTGCTAGCGCCAGAGGTCGCGCTGGCCCAGTTGCCTGGCCTGGCTGCGGAATTAGAGGGTTCTGATCGGGCCGGCTTGGTGTTGATGCAGGCCATCGAGACCGCATCGATAAACGACGGTCCCTGCGTGCTTGGACGGCCAGCGGACTACCAGCTGCGTTTCTTCGCTCCAGGGCTTGGCATTGATGAGGATCCAGTTACTGGCTCTGCCCACGCGCTGGTTGCCCCTTTTTGGCTCGATCGCCTAGGCCGCTGCTCCGTAGTGGGTTGGCAGTGCTCGCCGCGGCCGGGGGGGTTGGTGTGCGATGGCGCTTCTTCGGGCATGATCCGACTTAGCGGTTCGGGCCATCTCCTTTGG
- a CDS encoding DUF4090 family protein produces the protein MAIAGPGGVDAAIASGIDLDGTPIPSEMIALYTEVMDLESQRARSGVKKSMRNRIVKTGSKHFDQASLDARLKAAGWDGLKAKEIAFFYS, from the coding sequence ATGGCCATTGCCGGACCTGGCGGCGTTGATGCCGCAATCGCCTCGGGCATCGACCTGGATGGCACCCCGATCCCCTCAGAGATGATCGCTCTCTACACGGAGGTGATGGATCTGGAAAGCCAGCGGGCCCGCAGCGGCGTCAAGAAATCAATGCGCAATCGCATCGTCAAGACAGGCTCGAAGCATTTTGACCAAGCCAGCCTTGATGCCCGGCTTAAGGCTGCCGGATGGGATGGCTTGAAAGCTAAGGAGATTGCTTTTTTCTACTCCTGA
- the metH gene encoding methionine synthase, whose product MTAAVAPQPVQRIGFLERLHGPERPVLVFDGATGTSLQQMDLGPDDFGGAALEGCNENLVFTRPDAVQAVHRQFLEAGCDVIETDTFGATSLVLAEYDIADQTFALNKRAAELAREVAAAYSTPEKPRFVAGSMGPTTKLPTLGHIDFDTMKASFAEQAEGLLAGDVDLFIVETCQDVLQIKAALQGIEDAFAKTGQRRPLMVSVTMETTGTMLVGSDIAAVVAILEPFPIDVLGLNCATGPEQMKEHIRYLSEHSPFVVSCIPNAGLPENIGGVAHYRLTPLEMKMQLLHFVEDLGVQVIGGCCGTTPAHIAALTELAAELHPAARPVRTPQTQHARPLLQGEPAAASIYSTTPYYQDNSFLIIGERLNASGSKKVRELLAEEDWDGLVGVARGQVKENAHVLDVNVDYVGRDGERDMHELVSRLVTNVNLPLMLDSTEWQKMEAGLKVSGGKCILNSTNYEDGDERFFKVLELAKAYGAGVVVGTIDEEGMARTAERKFAIAQRAYRDAVEFGIPAHEIFYDPLALPISTGIEEDRLNGAATIEAIRRIRTDLPGVHVVLGVSNVSFGLSPAARIVLNSVFLHDCCEAGMDAAIISPAKILPLAKISPEHQQVCRDLIYDRRRFETNEPGSICSYDPLTVLTTLFEGVSAKEARASGPSLADLKVEERLKQHIIDGERIGLDASLNEALATYPPLQIINTFLLDGMKVVGELFGSGQMQLPFVLQSAETMKAAVAHLEPHMETAEGESSAKGKFLIATVKGDVHDIGKNLVDIILTNNGYEVVNLGIKQSCEAIIDAQQQHQADCIAMSGLLVKSTAFMKDNLEAFNQAGIAVPVILGGAALTPRFVNGDCRAAYQGQVIYGRDAFADLRFMDALMEAKAAGAWDDLQGFLGPIPEGLGIASPEPPAEESAKADGAIAAVAISTTEATTKTTSKATVSAEPNDQRSTAVAEESALEPPFWGSQVLTEHEIDLQEVFAYLDRNALFAGQWQLRKTQQQSREDYEAMLAEKAEPVLQQWMGRCLEERLLSPRVAYGYFPCGRSGNAVVLFDPAKRQQQLGRFELPRQRSGNRYCIADFYRDLVISADGSSLPTDVLPMQAVTMGEGATSFAQQLFKADQYTDYLYFHGLGVQMAEALAEWVHARIRRELGFADPAAMPLRDVLAQRYRGSRYSFGYPACPNVADSRQQLAWLGAERIGLSMDESDQLEPEQSTTALVALNSQARYFSA is encoded by the coding sequence ATGACTGCGGCAGTAGCACCCCAGCCGGTTCAGCGAATCGGCTTTCTTGAGCGCCTGCATGGGCCTGAGCGGCCGGTGCTGGTGTTCGACGGTGCGACAGGCACCTCGCTGCAGCAGATGGATCTGGGCCCCGATGATTTCGGCGGCGCTGCCCTTGAGGGCTGCAATGAAAATCTGGTTTTCACCCGTCCCGATGCGGTGCAGGCAGTGCATCGCCAGTTTTTGGAGGCGGGCTGCGATGTGATCGAAACCGACACCTTCGGGGCCACCTCGCTAGTGCTGGCTGAATACGACATCGCCGACCAGACCTTTGCCCTCAACAAGAGGGCCGCAGAGCTGGCCCGCGAAGTGGCCGCTGCCTACTCCACCCCAGAGAAGCCGCGCTTCGTGGCTGGCTCCATGGGGCCGACCACGAAACTGCCGACCCTGGGCCACATCGACTTCGACACGATGAAGGCATCTTTTGCTGAGCAGGCCGAAGGGCTGCTGGCGGGAGATGTGGATCTATTTATTGTCGAGACCTGCCAGGACGTGCTGCAGATCAAGGCGGCCCTGCAGGGCATTGAGGACGCCTTCGCCAAGACCGGCCAGCGACGGCCGTTGATGGTGAGCGTGACGATGGAGACCACCGGCACAATGTTGGTCGGCTCCGATATAGCTGCGGTGGTGGCAATCCTGGAGCCATTCCCGATTGATGTGTTGGGGCTCAACTGCGCCACGGGACCGGAGCAGATGAAGGAGCACATCCGCTATCTGAGCGAGCACAGTCCGTTTGTGGTGAGCTGTATCCCCAATGCCGGCCTGCCAGAGAACATCGGCGGTGTAGCCCACTACCGCTTGACACCGCTCGAAATGAAGATGCAGTTGCTGCACTTCGTTGAAGATCTAGGTGTGCAGGTGATCGGTGGCTGCTGCGGCACCACCCCTGCCCACATCGCCGCATTGACCGAGTTGGCAGCCGAGCTGCATCCAGCTGCTCGACCTGTCCGCACCCCCCAGACCCAGCACGCACGCCCCCTGCTGCAGGGTGAGCCTGCCGCGGCCTCGATCTACAGCACCACGCCCTATTACCAGGACAATTCCTTCCTGATCATTGGTGAGCGACTTAACGCCAGCGGCAGCAAGAAAGTGCGCGAGCTGCTAGCTGAGGAGGATTGGGATGGCTTAGTGGGAGTAGCGCGGGGTCAGGTGAAGGAGAACGCCCACGTGCTCGACGTCAACGTCGATTACGTCGGTCGCGATGGTGAACGGGACATGCATGAGCTGGTGAGCCGTCTTGTCACCAACGTCAACCTGCCGTTGATGCTTGACTCCACTGAGTGGCAGAAGATGGAGGCCGGGCTCAAGGTGTCCGGTGGTAAATGCATCCTCAATTCCACCAACTATGAAGATGGTGATGAGCGTTTCTTCAAGGTGCTGGAGCTTGCCAAGGCCTATGGCGCCGGGGTGGTCGTGGGCACCATCGATGAAGAGGGAATGGCACGCACAGCGGAGCGCAAATTTGCCATCGCCCAGCGCGCCTACCGAGACGCGGTTGAGTTTGGAATTCCTGCTCATGAGATTTTCTACGACCCCCTAGCCCTACCGATATCCACGGGCATTGAGGAAGATCGGCTTAATGGTGCGGCCACGATTGAGGCAATTCGCCGCATTCGCACCGACTTACCAGGGGTGCATGTGGTGCTGGGCGTCAGCAACGTGAGTTTTGGACTGTCGCCGGCGGCCCGGATCGTGCTCAATTCGGTATTTCTGCACGACTGCTGCGAAGCCGGCATGGATGCGGCGATCATTAGTCCTGCCAAAATTCTGCCCCTAGCAAAGATCAGTCCAGAGCATCAGCAGGTGTGCCGCGATCTGATCTACGACCGGCGTCGCTTTGAGACCAATGAGCCGGGTTCTATTTGCAGCTACGACCCTCTGACCGTTCTCACCACCTTGTTTGAAGGGGTGAGCGCCAAGGAGGCTAGGGCCTCAGGCCCTTCTCTTGCCGACCTAAAGGTGGAGGAGCGTCTCAAGCAGCACATCATTGATGGTGAGCGAATTGGGCTTGATGCCTCCCTAAACGAAGCGCTTGCTACTTACCCGCCACTGCAGATCATCAATACCTTTTTGCTCGACGGTATGAAGGTGGTGGGCGAACTCTTCGGCTCCGGCCAGATGCAATTGCCCTTCGTACTCCAGAGCGCTGAAACCATGAAGGCTGCGGTAGCCCATCTAGAGCCCCACATGGAAACGGCCGAGGGAGAAAGCTCGGCCAAGGGTAAATTCCTGATCGCCACTGTTAAAGGTGATGTGCATGATATCGGCAAAAATCTTGTAGATATTATTCTCACCAATAACGGCTATGAGGTTGTCAATCTAGGCATCAAGCAGAGCTGCGAGGCTATTATCGATGCCCAGCAGCAGCATCAGGCCGACTGCATCGCCATGAGTGGCCTGCTGGTGAAGTCGACTGCCTTCATGAAAGATAATCTGGAAGCCTTTAATCAGGCTGGTATTGCTGTGCCGGTAATACTTGGCGGAGCAGCCCTTACGCCTAGGTTTGTTAATGGTGATTGCCGGGCCGCCTATCAAGGTCAGGTTATCTACGGTCGCGACGCATTTGCCGACCTGCGTTTCATGGACGCCCTGATGGAAGCAAAAGCAGCCGGTGCCTGGGACGACCTTCAGGGTTTCCTTGGACCGATTCCGGAGGGGCTTGGCATCGCTTCCCCTGAGCCCCCCGCAGAAGAGTCTGCCAAGGCGGATGGTGCAATTGCAGCCGTAGCTATTTCCACTACAGAAGCCACTACAAAAACCACTTCAAAAGCTACTGTCAGCGCCGAACCAAATGATCAGCGCTCTACGGCTGTGGCCGAAGAGAGCGCCCTTGAGCCACCTTTTTGGGGTAGCCAGGTTTTGACTGAGCATGAGATCGACCTGCAGGAAGTATTTGCCTACCTAGATCGCAACGCCCTGTTTGCGGGCCAGTGGCAGCTGCGTAAGACCCAGCAGCAGAGCCGCGAAGACTACGAAGCAATGCTGGCCGAGAAGGCGGAGCCTGTTCTGCAGCAATGGATGGGGCGCTGTCTAGAGGAGCGCCTGCTTTCACCCAGGGTGGCCTACGGCTATTTCCCCTGCGGCCGTAGTGGCAACGCTGTGGTCTTGTTTGATCCTGCTAAGCGCCAGCAACAACTAGGACGCTTTGAACTGCCCCGCCAGCGCTCAGGCAACCGCTATTGCATCGCTGATTTCTACCGCGATCTCGTTATCTCAGCCGATGGCTCGTCGCTGCCAACCGATGTGTTGCCGATGCAAGCCGTAACCATGGGCGAAGGCGCCACCAGCTTTGCCCAGCAGCTTTTCAAAGCCGATCAATACACCGATTACCTCTATTTCCATGGACTCGGAGTCCAGATGGCTGAGGCTCTGGCCGAATGGGTGCATGCGCGCATCAGGCGTGAGCTTGGCTTTGCTGACCCCGCCGCGATGCCGCTGCGCGACGTGCTGGCCCAGCGCTATCGCGGTAGCCGCTATTCATTTGGTTATCCCGCCTGCCCAAACGTGGCCGACTCCCGTCAGCAGCTCGCCTGGCTCGGTGCTGAGCGGATTGGTCTGTCGATGGATGAGAGCGACCAACTCGAACCAGAGCAGAGCACCACTGCCCTGGTGGCCCTAAACAGCCAAGCCCGTTACTTCTCCGCCTGA
- a CDS encoding DUF2237 family protein, which yields MSDSSLPASASLNVLGEPLVVCGCQPMTGWFRDGHCRTNAADLGRHSVCCVVSDAFLRYSQAQGNDLSTPAPAYGFPGLKPGDHWCVCAPRWLEAYEDGMAPPVRLEATEDSALEVISLAILQANAA from the coding sequence GTGAGCGATTCCAGCCTGCCTGCTTCCGCTTCGCTAAATGTGCTGGGTGAACCCTTGGTGGTGTGCGGTTGCCAACCAATGACAGGTTGGTTCCGCGATGGTCATTGCCGTACAAATGCGGCCGACCTGGGTCGTCACAGCGTCTGCTGTGTCGTTAGCGATGCCTTCTTGCGCTACAGCCAGGCCCAGGGAAACGACCTCAGCACCCCGGCGCCTGCCTATGGCTTCCCCGGTCTCAAGCCTGGAGACCATTGGTGTGTGTGTGCGCCGCGCTGGCTTGAGGCCTACGAGGACGGTATGGCGCCACCTGTGCGCTTAGAGGCCACGGAGGATTCCGCTCTGGAGGTGATTTCCTTAGCAATCCTGCAAGCAAACGCTGCTTGA
- a CDS encoding NAD(P)H-dependent glycerol-3-phosphate dehydrogenase: MDLPHDGSAYLPAASESMGIRIAVLGLGAWGQTLLERWGQQGHIVTGWSRRSGTNPVELLANQDLVVSAVAMAGVQPLAEQLAPHWPAGLPLLSCSKGLDLQLLATATQLWSNQLAGAPLLVLSGPNLATEVRQGLPAASVIAAADQDLARRFQQQLSDTSLRLYTNTDPIGTEAAGALKNVMAVAAGISDGLALGANAKASLLCRGLAEIGVVLEGLGGATSTLYGLAGLGDLLATANSSLSRNYRCGVLLAEGCSEQQASERISATVEGPRTARAALQLAIRKGWHLPISEQVVLVLEGRTTPAAAVKALMERDLRPEWQQA, encoded by the coding sequence ATGGACCTGCCGCATGATGGCAGTGCCTACCTGCCTGCTGCTTCGGAGTCGATGGGCATTCGCATCGCCGTGTTGGGCCTGGGGGCTTGGGGGCAGACCCTGCTTGAGCGCTGGGGTCAGCAAGGTCACATCGTTACGGGTTGGTCCCGGCGCTCTGGCACCAATCCAGTGGAGCTGCTTGCCAACCAGGATCTGGTGGTTTCGGCGGTAGCCATGGCAGGGGTCCAGCCCCTGGCTGAGCAGCTGGCTCCCCATTGGCCCGCCGGATTGCCCCTATTGAGCTGCAGCAAGGGGTTGGATCTCCAGCTGCTGGCAACTGCCACCCAGCTCTGGTCAAACCAGTTGGCGGGTGCCCCCTTGCTGGTGCTGAGTGGGCCGAATCTGGCAACCGAGGTGCGCCAAGGGCTACCAGCGGCCAGTGTGATCGCAGCTGCGGATCAGGATCTAGCCCGCCGCTTTCAGCAACAGCTCAGCGACACTTCGCTACGGCTTTACACAAACACAGATCCGATTGGCACCGAGGCCGCCGGGGCACTCAAAAACGTTATGGCCGTAGCGGCCGGCATCTCCGACGGTCTGGCTTTAGGTGCGAACGCCAAGGCATCCCTGCTCTGCCGGGGCCTAGCCGAGATTGGTGTGGTGTTGGAGGGTTTAGGTGGTGCCACCAGCACTCTCTATGGCCTGGCTGGCTTGGGTGATTTGTTGGCCACCGCCAACAGCAGCCTCAGCCGCAACTATCGCTGCGGCGTGCTTCTGGCCGAGGGCTGCAGCGAACAGCAGGCAAGTGAGCGCATCTCAGCAACAGTTGAGGGTCCGCGCACGGCCAGAGCAGCCCTGCAGCTTGCAATCCGTAAAGGCTGGCATCTGCCGATCTCTGAACAGGTTGTGCTGGTGCTCGAAGGCCGCACCACCCCTGCCGCCGCCGTCAAGGCTCTGATGGAGCGCGATCTGCGGCCGGAGTGGCAGCAAGCATGA
- a CDS encoding SDR family NAD(P)-dependent oxidoreductase, producing the protein MSSASPWQHWHGTGLVVGCGGIGQALLQELGRIAPGLQLVGASRQDWRLPGDPLWRGVGFLPLDLTDDSSLSALAASLENRPPLRLVINTAGLLHGPLLYPEKRLSQVNRQALERSFAVNAFAPLLLAQAIESLFSPADPFHFASLSARVGSIGDNHLGGWYAYRAAKAAQNQMLRTLALEWARRKPKGCVSLLHPGTTATGLSAPFQAGVPPDRLFSPERAAQQLLNVLAALGPQQTGQFWAWDGQQIAW; encoded by the coding sequence ATGAGCTCAGCTTCGCCCTGGCAGCACTGGCATGGCACAGGCCTAGTGGTGGGGTGTGGCGGTATCGGCCAGGCCCTGCTCCAGGAGCTGGGACGAATCGCCCCGGGGCTGCAGCTTGTGGGAGCCTCACGCCAGGACTGGCGTTTGCCGGGGGATCCCCTGTGGCGCGGGGTCGGGTTTTTACCGCTGGATCTCACCGACGACTCCAGCCTCTCGGCGTTGGCAGCAAGCCTGGAGAATCGCCCCCCCCTGCGGCTGGTGATCAATACGGCCGGCCTGCTGCATGGGCCCCTGCTCTACCCGGAAAAGCGCCTCAGTCAGGTGAATCGCCAGGCCCTAGAGCGCAGCTTTGCGGTGAATGCTTTTGCGCCCCTGCTGCTGGCCCAGGCGATCGAATCCCTGTTTAGCCCCGCAGACCCATTTCATTTCGCCAGCCTTTCGGCCCGAGTGGGGAGCATCGGCGACAACCACCTTGGTGGCTGGTACGCCTACCGAGCCGCCAAGGCTGCCCAAAATCAGATGCTGCGCACCCTGGCCCTGGAATGGGCTCGCAGAAAGCCAAAGGGGTGTGTGAGTCTGCTACACCCCGGAACCACGGCCACGGGCCTCTCCGCCCCCTTCCAGGCCGGTGTGCCGCCAGATCGGCTGTTCAGTCCAGAGCGCGCTGCTCAGCAGCTGCTCAACGTATTGGCGGCGCTTGGGCCGCAACAGACTGGGCAGTTCTGGGCCTGGGATGGGCAGCAAATCGCCTGGTAG